From the genome of Adhaeribacter pallidiroseus:
GCGGAACTACGTGCCCAATTAGCGCAAGCGCAAACCCGCCAAACCCTGGCCGCCGAAAATGCCGAACGGGCCGCGCAATTATTTAAAAAAGAAGCTATCAGCCGCGAAGAATTTGATATTGCCACCGCCGATTATAAAACCTTGCAGTCCCAAACGCAATTAATTCAGGCGCAGTTAGCTAAAACTACTATCACGGCACCGTTTTCCGGGCGCATTGGTTTGCGCAACGTGTCGGTGGGTGGTTATTTAACGCCCGAAACCATTGTGGCCAACTTAATAAGCACCAATCCGGTAAAAATTGCTTTCTCAGTGCCAGAAAAATACGCTAGCCAAGTGAAGGTAAATACCAAACTACAAGTATCGGTAGCAGGTATTGCTAAAAAATACACCGCTACGGTTTACGCCATTGAACCAGCCGTGGAAGCGACTACCCGTACGTTACAATTGCGCGCCCGGGCTGCCAACCCTAATGGGGAACTACTGCCGGGTTCTTTTGCGAACATTGAGTTTCCGCTGGCTTCTATTCCGGATGCTTTGTTAGTGCCTACCCAAGCGATTGTGCCTATCCAGAACGGTAAAAAAGTATTTGTCGCTAAAAACGGCAAGGCGCAGGAAGTAAAAGTAGAAGCTACTACCCGCACCGAAAAAGAAATATTGATTACCTCGGGCCTGCAACCAGGCGACACGGTATTGACTACCGGAATTATGACGTTGAAACAAGATGCCCCGGTTAAAGTCCGGTTACCTAAAGTTTGATTAATTAATAAAAAATGAGTTTATCCACCACCAGCATTAAGCGGCCGGTTTTTACCATTGTAATTAACCTGATTCTGATTTTGTTCGGCATTATTGGTTATACGTTCCTGGGCATCCGGGAATATCCGTCCATCGACCCGGCCATTGTGTCGGTGAGTACCAGTTATACGGGCGCTAACGCCGATATTATTGAATCGCAGATTACCGAACCGCTGGAAAAATCCATTAACTCTATTGATGGTATCCGGAACATCTCGTCGTCGAGTAACCAGGGCCGGAGCAACATTAACATTGAATTTAACCTGGAGAAAAACTTAGAGGAAGCCGCCAACGATGTGCGCGATAAAGTATCGCAGGCCATCCGGTCCTTGCCCCAGGACATTGATGCGCCCCCGGTAGTAGCCAAAGCCGATGCTGACTCGGAGCCTATTGTAACCATGACGGTGCGGAGCAAAACCCGCAACCAGCTAGAACTAAGCGATTACGCCGAAAACGTGTTATCGCAGCGATTGCAAACCATTCCGGGTATCAGCAGCGTGCAAATCTGGGGGCAGAAAAGATATGCTATGCGTTTGTGGCTCGACCCCATGAAACTGGCTTCTTATGGTTTAACCGTAGCGGATGTGCGGGAAGCTTTAAATCGCCAGAACGTAGAATTACCATCGGGTAAAGTAACCGGTTCTAACACCGAGTTAATGGTAAAAACGTTGGGCAACCTCTCCAACGCCGATCAGTTTAACGACTTAATTGTAAAATCCGAAGGCGATCGCATTATCCGGTTCAGTGATTTAGGTAAGGCCGAACTTGGCCCGGAGAACCTGGAAACCAAAATGA
Proteins encoded in this window:
- a CDS encoding efflux RND transporter periplasmic adaptor subunit, which codes for MKIKYFVYALLIIGFASLIVYRISANKKTAGGGPGGPGGAAGGGGPGGPGGAGGGRGGVLQVDGIVVKPREFANNLAVTGSIEANEQVQIRGQVSGLIRSITFQEGSSVKAGQVLLKIDDAELRAQLAQAQTRQTLAAENAERAAQLFKKEAISREEFDIATADYKTLQSQTQLIQAQLAKTTITAPFSGRIGLRNVSVGGYLTPETIVANLISTNPVKIAFSVPEKYASQVKVNTKLQVSVAGIAKKYTATVYAIEPAVEATTRTLQLRARAANPNGELLPGSFANIEFPLASIPDALLVPTQAIVPIQNGKKVFVAKNGKAQEVKVEATTRTEKEILITSGLQPGDTVLTTGIMTLKQDAPVKVRLPKV